The window agcaagaaGAGCATTACAAAGACACTTTAATGTCATGGATGAGATCCTGCGGTGTCCGCAAGAAGACACATGCACAGACCCGTCTGAACTTTTGACATGGAAAGACTCACACAGGGCTTGGGAGAGTGTGATGTGGTCAcgtgtttggaggcagagaaatggTGAATACGAGTCCAACAACATCttccctactgtcaaacatggctTTGGGAATCTTTTACCAAAATCCGTCCTTGTGAGCAACTACAAGAAACTAAGACACCGTTTGCTTGGGGATGAAATAATTCTcacattttacttgtttttttttttaccttgtctCTCTCAGTTACAATGAACTTACCATAAGAATGCTGGACTGTTCATTTCTTTGTAAGGGGGGAAACCTagaaaatcagcaggggatcaatatttattttcctcGCTGAATGGTTACAGACCAGTCAAAGAAACTCAAGTCATGTTGCATGCCTCATGAATGTGCAATGAAGGGGTTTGTTCGGTATGCCCCCTTTACCGTGGTGCAtaataaatgaagaaaaaaaaagctttttgtggGAGGTGCAATGACAGATACCCCTACATGTTGTTCCAATGACTTTATTGTGAAGATAATGTAAATGTTTCTCAGATGCATGGACAAGGTTTAAAACTTTGATCgtgttcattcatttcattgtaaaaatacatcaGAACCATCAGTGATGTGTCTATGGCTGCACAAAAGAACAAGTCAGCCAAAAGTTACTTgacccaaaaatgtattttggatGTATGACTCGCTGACTACAGCTACATTGACTACATTGTTGGATTGATTGTCAATTATAGAAAATAATGGCTTTActtgtttttaacaaaatgtGTTTCTTAAAACTACAGATCCCAAATGATGAGGCCATGATATCCCAAATATGCACTTTCAGTGGAAAATATTGTTGTTTGACCAATATTGTTTAACCTGACATCACACACAGTATAGACTGTGTTGAACAACACTTTGTCAATATCATCTCACCAGTAACTACAGACCAAGATACACAAATACCGGTACACAGAAATTCAATCCTGTAGTAGTCAATGTGGCGGATTGGTCCGGTGTCTGCagcgatgcggactctgcatcggtccattgtggtgaagagggagctgagccgaaaggcaaatctctcaatttactggtcgatctacatATCATACctatcctcacctatggtcatgagctttgggttagTGACTGAacggacaagatcgcgggtacaagcggccaaaatgagttttctccgtagggtggctgggttctcccttagagataaggtgagaagcactgtcatccgggagaagctcggagtagaaccgctgttcctccgcattgagaggatgaggttgttcagggcacgtccaaccggtaggaggcctcggggaagacccaggacacgttggagagacgatgtctctcaactggcctgggaacgcctcgggatccaccgggaggagctggacaaagtagctagggagagggaagtctaggccccgacctcggataagcagcagaagatggatagatggatagtaTTCAATGTAAATGTATAGAATGTATTATGACGTGTGGACCAGCATGATTGTAAAAGCCTGTATCTTtatgtatacagtacaataatgaaaacattcaatgtTTTCAGTCAGAATGACAAAGGAATTgttatatcatttttttaaatatgtaaattattgctcacaaaaaagtaaaaacaaaatgatctgAATTTTGCTCATTGTGATTTCTTATAGTGGGTGTGTTTTGTCGCTTTAAACACTGCAAAGGGTGCTGAATATGATGAAGGTACCCGGATATAAGCCGTAGGTGTCCACATTATGACATACTGTTTTGTGGGTGactgcagcctattattagtcaaataaatatgcatatttaagcaatactgtacatatttctggaaatgaagcattttcaagcataaaaatggcgtttatggaggttaattggttccagaccgaccatgataagtgaacttcCCCAAAGTAggagtcaatgttaataaactgaatggttacactttacaataaggtacacaaaaatacagtagttactgaggaactaatgaagaactaatgactaaggcacataaatttagactagttactgaggaactaaggcacatacattttgagtagttactgaagaactaatgaagaactaatgagtaactaatgagtagtggtttggattagggttaggtaggtgcgttcctcattaactactgtcattttgtgtaccttattgtaaagtgttaccaactgaatatttttgtatttagagcatagaaaacttgtttatgccTTTCTAGATATGatattttaccattattagagccctgtacacttgaaataacactcctatagtcacttctacactcctgttattctttgtttacaccacattgcacaccactaatgcgcaggctacaggatcactgcaatGTCCtaagagacggccgctgctcatagcatatagcaagctaccgagctaaccatTTAGCCTCCAGTGGTgtggaaggacaaagtaagaagccaaaaacgtaacACTTTCCTTGCTTTCCTTGTTGaatgcgactgctaaataagccGCCGACTGACAAACTGAAAGAAGGTGAATGAGAGGTGAAGGAGACACAATGTTCAGTGCAGTCAGGTTTTATACTGCctccatttgttctttttttcctttcctttcagcATAGTTTAGTCTGgaaaaaacaggcttttcttTTGCTCAAATTGTTCAGGAGTGCCAATGACAGATTGGTCATTTATATTTGTGCATGTCAAACCATGTCGTGCGTTCTGTTACGTGTCAGATAGGACCTCTAACTTACACCCACTTATTAGAGGcatgtggaattttttttttactgcataaAGGACATGCCTATGCCTGAACATCTTCCAGTGCCAATTGGTTATGCTAAAGTTTCCCTGGTGAAccagcaggaggagccaccACCAACACcttaaggctgaatcccaatatTAACCCTACCCGTCTGATGAATGGCACATTATATGGGGCTCAACCTTTCCGCCCATCTGTCCTCCTGGgtcaggggtcagcaacctttactatcaaaaaaGCCCCCTCCtccactaaagaaaaatagtctcgAGGGAAGCCAGTGTACAGGGGCTGTACAGAAAATGTTCCAGTCACTCGCACGTCACCACTTTGATGCACAAGAAAATGATTTattataaattgaaaaaaacaacaaagaattgaataaataaagataataaataGATCAGCAGATATATCAACAAATATGTGTTCCACACTTTTGTCATCACTCAGCATCAGATCAAACAACATGAAATGAATGTGCTTTAAGTAAACTAGTCTTTTAATTTGGGATGTTTTTGCCGTTTTTGTTCTTCCACGTTGTGCTGTGGATATGCGTATAGGAAAAGGCGGCGCCGCTGAGCGGGATGGTTTACTTCCTATGGTCTCCTGAGGAGATGTAGCCCATGGCTCTGTTGATGGTGATGGCTCGGACGTAGAAGCCTCTCATCATCTTGCACATCTCCAGTCTGTTGGTGAAGGTGTTGTCTCCCCACCTTGGGGACGCGTTCTCCTTGAAGGTAGTGGAagaagttagcaaacaacagaggaagagttatgATGCCAATTTGGCGATAATGCTGGTCAATGAAGCAGTCACCCAAATGTGCAGCAACTAAGAAATATCACATCCTTTTTATTGTCTGCTAAACTGTTGTTGAAAGCTGGATTGTAACAAACAATtcatcttgtcttttttttgtctgaaaacatattttttcctgaAACGGGTCTTCAAAAAgaagggtcgtcttatattcggggttGTTTAATATTTAGGGTTGTCTTACATTTAagcttgttttatattttgggtcatcttatattcagggttgttTTATATTTGAGGTCCTATTACATTCAGACTCAGAATTGCTGTATGTTTAGGGTTGTCTTACATTAagggttgttttatatttagGGTCATCTCATATTTTGGGTTGTCTGACATTTAGTGTTGTTTTATATTTGGGGTCAGCTTGTAttcaggttttaaaaaaaaatattttggctCATCTTATATTCAGATTCAGGATTGTTTTATATTTAGGGTCATATTACATTCAGGACTGTCTTATATTTAAGGTCATCTTACATTCagggttgttttatatttaaggTCGTCTTACATTCAGGACTCATATTTAAGGTCGTCTTACATTCAGGACTGTTTTTAGTGTATTTAGTATATTTTGTGTCATCTTTAGTAAGGGTggattgttttatatttaatgttGTCTTACATTCAGGGTTGTTTTATATTCAAGGTCGTCTTAGCTTCAggattgttttatatttaaggTCATTGTGATTAAGGTTTTTTTTAGGATCATCTTACATTCAGGACTGTTTTATATTTAGCGTGTTCTTTAGCGTGTCTTATATTtagggtcatcttatatttatCTCATAGTAAGAGTTGCTTCGTATGTAGTGTCGTCTTACATTTAGGGTTGTTTTATGTTTAGGGTCATATTATATACACAAGGTTTGTCTTGTATTTggagtcgtcttatatttgggtcaatacggaATTGTAAAGCTAATCTTTCACAACACTAAAAGAGGTTAAGGAACAGGAAAGAGGAATGAAGACTTGAAATACCTCCGCCAAGTCTTCTCCTCCATTGGAGATGAGGGAACAGTTCTacgtgaaaaacaacaaaaactgtaCTCAGAAGATTTTCAAATGTTATTTCCCAAAGGGTCCTGTTTTCACACGGGCAACAAACCTTCTTTAGGTTCTGGATGAGTTCCAACGTCGGGCGCAAAAGCGCACTTTCTTCTTCAGGGCTTCTGAGTGCAGACTTGAGGTAGGACTGAATGACAGAATGGTAGTGGAGCACGTCCCTCATGATGTTCATCAGACACTCACCCTGTCAGCACAACGTGCGTTCTGTCATGTCTGCACTTCATCTCACAGGACGCAACATTAGCTAcatctgcacaatctaatgatcCTGCCATGACATCAACAACACTCATATTCATTCAACAGTATGCGATTATTTTCCAGCTATGAAgttaaaaacattcaaaatgtattataatatCTTATTATCTTTCATTACATGTGTGCGAGTGTAGTTACTACCTCACTGAAGGAGGAATTTCTCTGCACCATGCAGCCTGAATTCTGTAGAGGAAAATAGCAATAAtcatcaaaaacaaataaatacattgtataTACCGTGAAATATGAATACAgaattgattgacaatgatgagaagcagaacacaatgggcgggttttcCCTCAGTCAATCGGGACTGTTGTGTCTCTATATTTAACCCGCTACTCATCCTGAGGTGGAGGGATGACATATTTACTCCAGCAcgtgtcttcaactctcacatgagtgtacaacaccctctactggtagcagtagtaaatacaataacagacacagaCACGTACagtacaacagagcaccgatagatcgctctaatacaccacagggacgcagaacacaatgcacgttcatatgctgttaaaaaaaacatacaaaattgtACTTTAAAAGATccaaacagcgaatccgcgaaaggtgaacagTGTGCATTTGAAATAGATTTTATTTGTTGATATTCAACATTtaaagcattttatttattattgtatattacgTCTTAAATTGAATGTAGAActcatataaatgacaatattatatattatatttattgcagGACATAACActgtttcttttttacttttgtgagtttttttaaatgtttaaaaaaaatcatataataAACACAAAGTTACAATCCAAAAAGGAATAATACAAAATTgatcaataatatatataaaaagccACAACGGTGCAGCAAATTTCTTTGTTATACAATAAATATTTACAGgcaatattattactatttttttattgcgcATATTTCAATGTTGAAAACGGGACTTTGAAACAGAATAAGTGCTGGatttaatataaatgttaaTGAAGTTTCAAGTCTACATGTTTATTGCAGTATATAACAAGATGCAGTCAATGCatttttgtgagtttttgtgaGTAATTTATAATTAGTACATACGTAAATAACGAAATCAAATATTCTAATAATGCATTAAAGGTTTTGAGTGTGTTGAACTTGTTATGTACGGCATTAAAATTTCGatttttttaatagtatttatttatatatgtatttatatatttcataataataatataatattatagtgTAATATGattattaatttgtattatgGAATTCTTTTCAGTGGAATCGATGGACTCTCAACTAATCTGAGGATTCTCAATTCACAGaaacaaatatgcataattttttttaaacaatgcagAACAATTGGCATTTTAGGAGAGAGTTTCACCTGTTGCATCACGGGCGCGCATGCGCGTAACGTGTCAGCTGAGCCGCTCATCGTAACTCGTTCAGATGCGACGCCgtaacacaaaacatcctttaaaagaaaacacatgGAGTTTTATCGTTGAAAAAGTGTAAGTGAAAGAAAGACTCACACTACTGAGAAGCCCTGTGATGTTGACCAGGAGTCTTCGGAAGAGCGTGGAGCAGGTTGCGCACTCTTGCGCGCTCAGGTTGCGCACAGGCAGTGAGGTGGATGTGCGccagttcaaggtggaggtaaGCAGCAAACAGCTCATCAAGTCTGGAAAGTAGAAAACAGGACAAAACAAATCACATCAAAGCGTTTTTAAAGCGTATTTGTGCCCCGTGTGACTTACAGGAAATAAAGTGTGCCATGTttgtcgtgtgtgtgtttgtctgtcttCTCCTTCTTACCTGATggatttatatactgtatctcctATACAGTGCAGGGGGTGTTCCCTCCTCTTCTCGACCGCCAAGGAAAACTCTAATGCAGTTTCCTTTTCAGCGGGCGTAGAAGGAAGTCTCATAGTTTGTGACAGGCAGAGAGTAGTAAAGGTTGGTTGCGATGAGGTGTACGGTTTTGCACACAATCAAGGCAGAGGCGTTTTGTGGGCGTCTTGTGTGTGGTTTATCCTCAGGTGGGCGTCCAAGAGTCTCACCGTGCTTGTACACAAGTGTGCTGCATTTCCCCCTCCCGCTTTTCCTTGTCAGGGGTTGCCACAAACGACAGTCGGACACATGGTTTGTATTGTTATCGAatatacgtacagtacatacagtacattagacAATTCACtggttgctgttttgtttaaggCCAGAATGTCTGTGCACGTGCCTGCTTATGTAAAAAATCTATACATAAACACGCATACATAGTACATGCATGTATtcatgcatgttttgctttgTCTTGAATTTGTATGtagtcatttatttacatagaTGGCTGTTTTGGCACATGGTTGTGTATAAAGAGGTATTTGCAAATCcataaaaacatatacagtataatgtataTCCCTCACCACATCACCCTGTCacgttttttgtcataaatcaggctgttttgtggttgaacacggcccattattagtcaaaaatatgcatattgaagcaaatgtattcaaattgtgaatgtagtactctacattggccactaggtgtcagtaattgtttagTGAGAGAAGCCCCAGATTTGCTGGCGacaaaaacaacaggctttttattgCTGGTTTATAATCACAGTAACATAATTATCATAATAATGACAACACAGGCTACTGgtgtggccgtaatccagctaaaactcaactctgaatccccgatgtcacttcctgtccatacgcccggaagacatttattgcaacaaacACGGGCAtgagtcttgtttatgtcttaaatgtcttattttctctgattctatctactatattggctaatacgaaTGTTAAGGGGACTATTTCATGTGGAGAAAAAACGCTTTTAGATGATCTAAACAAGTTTGCTATGCCATAGCTATGAAAgttttccatttataaagacggaatcctgttttgtggttaaaaaaatatgcatatttaagcaaattgtacacatttttgcccaaattaagcattttctggctaaatgaactaaaatacaaatacagaataagccattaagaccacagACCACTgttcaacttgtgaatgtagttgtctacattggtcactaggtgtcagtaattgttcagtgagcaccagacttgaaaaACAGCTGAAACTCCACCCGATATCACTTcaggggtattctgcgaaagtgGCTTCGAAAGTGGGTATTGCGCCcaagatgcaactcaacaaaacctaaactCCCCAAACAGAATTGAACGGCACTTTGACCGTGGTGATCAACTTACTTTGCCAAGTTCAGTTTTATGCTTTTGTGCTAAGTacgcgttcacatgaaaggggggcATTTAACGTCATTATCCTACTTCTACTGAAAGTCAAGCGATACCAGCCAGTGGATTTTAtacaagatgagcaagtaattattatggagcgttatgaggagttcccaaaaggttatgactgctaaaagcaaaaGTGTCGCCGCTAATAGAGCGAATGCTCAAGTTAACAGTGATTATTATGCTAACTGTACCCTACTAGCTTCttcatttatcagtgctcaatattgcacaactttgacattttaccatttatccatttaaaaaaaaaaataaattggattgcaacttatatatatatttaatatttttacttatatatatattttcaaatgcttctgaccactagatggcagtgtttttgtgtgacgtgttttgtggaGACCTTTTTCATTCTCTTCTTGTACAATATTTTCCttatataaaattataataaaacaagtgttttattgcacttgattgatgcctcagagtgcttattcctccagcaaatattgtaatacagtagacgcccctacaacgtaaataatccgttccgagaacctttatgatatagggtttttatgttatacgagcgcgtaaaatacatgtaaatagcctaatccgtttcaagagcttcccaaactcacccctttggtccttcaaaatattcaaagtccaccaaatatggtgggaaaatataagaaaacgttagcataaacatagtagagtaacattccaatataaaataaggtaataaataagattactgtaaatggataaaactgaaaggcgtcaccaagtgtacagtactctgttagtctgaacttgcaccgactttaaaaaagaaaaaaacttgcaccgactttaaatttgccacaagtgaaaccccttttttatgttttcatgaaagaactgaagctgtacttcaaatcaatatcctctgctaataacaagaaagctatcaagactataaagctgtgctcccacttcaatatccttaattcaatttaatttgcattgctcatgtcccctggtgtaacttactttaattattattattattattatctttatttattatttatttatttatttatcacttttctgttatgtttgtatttctttaatctggatttctgtgtgatttatttgatgtgtttttgttatccgactgttatttttcaatgctcatggtttgatgcactgttagtgtaatttgtaaggcataaataaagttgactgaaaaaaaaagacgctttacgttatatggaatttcttacgtaatacgatgcaaaaactttacataaattctttacgttcagtggaatttacgtaaaaggaggtttacgttatgcgaggtactactgtatttgacTAACGAGGTGggcgccgcacggtggtctagtggttatgtgggcatgttggccacacagtcacagtctggagatcgggaagacctcgaTTCtaccttgggcatttctgtgtggagtttgcatgtgcgtgggtttcctcccacattccaaaaacatgcatgttaggttaattggagactctaaattgtccataggtatgaatgtgagtgtgaatggttgtttgtctatatgtgccctgcgattggctggcgaccagtccagggtgtaccccgcctgtcgctcgaagtcaactgggataggctccagcatacccccgcgaccctaatgaggagaagcggcatagaaaatggatggatggactaacgGGCTGAgcactcacgcaaggactgctgtgacatacatctgctaacattggcctcattagtaatatttcatattgctaATTGCTAATATTTCAATATTGCTCACCTCAAAACTTGAGCATATCTATTTATAGCCAATTTTAAGCTGAAGGCCTGGACATAATGGGTTTAGCccgttaccatggtgatacagctgctttaaaagagagctacctttgcTGAACAGGCAAGtctggctttccactcaacacagctcgctaacacactaaactcgctttgcagaatacccccttCCGGTCCGCCATCGATTCTCCTCCCcgacaaggtaaactgtcttaaatggctgatTTTCTCAGATTCTACCgcctgtattgggtaatacgaatatATAGGTGAATttatgggtgttatttaatgtctagatggctctaatgacgttaaaaacacatttagaagatcataaacaggttttctatgcccttactctgaaaatatatactgtatattaaggaatcctactacaCAGTCGAGtatggaaccaatcaaccgcaCTAAACGAAGGGTTGTTGTATGGTGTAATGTAAAGTGAAATGTCATCATCGGAGGCTTTCAAACGAATGTGGACTTTTCCTGCCATCCTCCACTCTCTGGTTTTGATCGTCCCTTTAATAGAAGAATGATGCGCTTGTTGTTGTGtgcgagagggagagagaggatGCTGTGAAACTTGAGCGGTGAAGGAGTGAGTAAGTCCACAGGAGTTTCCTGGCCTTCAAGCAGTGAAACTTAGCATCAGTGTGTATAGAAACAGCAGCGGAAAGCATCGTGGTGAGCGCATTATGCGCTACATGTGCATTGTGAAAGAGGAAGCTGGCCTGAAGGCCCGCCAAAGTCAACATGGCACACGTCGGTATATGAAACAaagtttattctttattttacatATCTgtacataaaacatttttctccCCTCAAATAAAGTTTCTGGGTACAGTAGGATGAAAACCATATTAACACACCGATTCCtcgtctttttcttcttcttcaaatgTGGACACAAAATCAAGATGAAGAGCAATTGgagtgaatgtattttttttttttttttttttttaccaaaagctACGACTCCACTACAAGGCAGGCATGTTTCCTTTACACTCTTTTAGCACCTTCAAATAAACATTTCTCAGTTGAAAACTACCATTTGTGCAGAATATGAAATACTTTACAGTCCAACTTAAAATGCTCTGAAGATAATTAGCCATCATCTTTTTAATACagtgttgtttctttttcttttttattcttaAGACTGACTTTCTACTAAAGTTTTCACTataactttacttttttttcccccccacattgaatttttttattttttttgcatttgacaGTAATAATTTAGTGGCGAATGTAGAAAGTTGTAAAGTAAAAAGAGAGCAAAGCAAGGCCGATCACTGCACAGGAAGCTGGGACAGAATCCATGACAATACAGCATCTGGTTCCTCTcctcctcaggaagtacagggAACGCTCCGCCCGTCCTTGGGATGCAAGCGCGTGAGAGTTGGAGGTTGTGGGCGGGAGAAGGAGAGCAGGAGGGCGTAAAACAGAGCCGGGAGACAAGCGAGCAGATGTGGATGGCGATGAAGGTGTGATGGTTTGGTGAAGGGCTTTATTTGGTTCAGGCGGCAGGGAAGGGAAGATGAGCTGGAGCGAGCAGCGGGGACATGGCGACCTTCTTATTTGGATAGGGTCCTCTCAGCCAAATGTTTCTGCTGGCTCTCGGCATGCCTGAAAGGAGACACGTGGCAACATAACGCAATGTGATTGGTTTTTAACCATTTGGTTTCAAATTGGGGTTAGAGTTGAAGTTGGGGTGGGTTTCAAACTGGGATGACTGGGAtgatgcttttttcccccatttttgctgttgttttttaattttcaaaatatttgaactttcttcttcaataaccTTTGTAatttttgtcttgtaatattgtgactttaatgttgtaactttttccccaacctactttccaaacttacaactttatgtttctttcattattatttttcgtATTATTTTTCGTACAAGTTTATGCTCGTaaaattgtttcattttttcttttttcttgttagaatatgactttttttcctcttaatattctgacattattctcgctttttttctcaattgaaaataaaaaaatattttccaactattgaaacgttttttctcataattatcacTTTATGCCCacaatgtttttactttattcttatttttcgttgttttgttcgtttctcataatattacaagtttattctcgtaaaattgtgactttttttctcgttagaatatgatattatatttttacaaattacagcagtctttttctatttttgtggctattttttttttctttccaactatttcaattttattttgtaaattttcttctcataattatgactttattccagtaataTATTGATTTAatccttgtaacattataacttttcccgcaactaaattttccaaaaattacaactttgtttgttgttttgtttgtttctcacaatattacgacttaaagacaaaagtaattttttttaaataattcaactttgatactaaaatgtcattatttttcctcataatattacgaccttattctcataaaatatctatatttttctgttaatatctGGACTTTATccttttattcttcttctttcaattacaatacatttttgctgttgttgttttgtttttttttttagttttggacACCTCTAAAAATGTAAGGTTAGCCTTagattttcaaattaattaataattgagGATTTACAGTTTGGGTTTGAAGCAAGGGTTAGGGTTTCAGTTAGTGTTTGAAGTAAGGATTTAGGGATCAGGTTTAGTGTTTGGGTGTACAATTGGGTTCAAAAATTTGGTTAACCCTCATGTGAACCCTAACCCCAACTTCAGACCTCAACCCTAATTTGAAGACCCAACACCAAACCCTAATCccaacctaaccctaaccccaacacAATCCCCAACAAAAAGTGACATCATGAAGGTCAGAGGTCATGATCTCCTGACCTGGTGAGGTCCTCGATGTCGACCAGCATGGCGTCTTGCTCCATGTGGAGCTCATCTCGGACCACCAGCAGCTGTACCAACTCCTCATTCAGACCTGCATGGCACACATAGAGGGTGAGAAGAAATCGGCATACGAATTCTTTATTTCAAAACTGGAACATTTATTCCATACACCTTTATTACAGGAAAGGCCCAATATGTGGTATCCATACAGGATTTACATATTTGGTACACATATTCAGTATGAGGCTGAAGAACTAATAAATAACAAGTGCACTTGTCCCTCATCAcatcacggcttcactctgtcacggtttttcaaaaatatatgaatagaTTCTACTGTTTTGGTTGAATACaacccattattagtcaaaaatatgcatatttaagcaaattctatgtattttttgtcta is drawn from Dunckerocampus dactyliophorus isolate RoL2022-P2 chromosome 12, RoL_Ddac_1.1, whole genome shotgun sequence and contains these coding sequences:
- the il12a gene encoding interleukin-12 subunit alpha, whose protein sequence is MAHFISYLMSCLLLTSTLNWRTSTSLPVRNLSAQECATCSTLFRRLLVNITGLLSSDVLCYGVASERVTMSGSADTLRACAPVMQQNSGCMVQRNSSFSEGECLMNIMRDVLHYHSVIQSYLKSALRSPEEESALLRPTLELIQNLKKNCSLISNGGEDLAEENASPRWGDNTFTNRLEMCKMMRGFYVRAITINRAMGYISSGDHRK